The Chionomys nivalis chromosome 4, mChiNiv1.1, whole genome shotgun sequence genome contains the following window.
TCTTAAGTCTGGACAATGTATTTCAGAGACTACCCGAATCTTATCCATGGTTATTGCTGAGACACTTAGTGCAGCTGACAAGCCCTGTCTGCTCCAGAGCTTTTCCGAGGTCCTTACTTTAGCTTGTGTCTCCGCTGGCTTTTTAGATTCTGTGCATGTATGCCCTGGCCCAAGTGCTGGTGcctggaagttggttctctcgtCAGATAGGCCTTTGGGGCTAGAagtcaggtcatctggcttggcaGTAAACGCCTTTCCTGATGCACTAGCATCTATCTCTTAATGCCttgtttaattttatgtcaaACCCCTttcctgttttgagacagaccTCTCTAGCCTAGTCTGGTTTTGTACTTGTCGCAAGGCTCCTGCTTCAGGCTCTAAAATTCAGAGGTTACAGACATTAGCCAACATGCCCAACTTAAAATCTTTTAAGCTCCAACTTGGCATCATTCTCGCTGACCTCGGAATCCTCTTGTGTGCTGTACGAATCCCAGGTCGTGAGTTAAGCTTAGGTTGCTGCAGCCAGCAACTGGCTGTATTTTCTGCTGTTGAAGACTGTGCACTGCACACTGCAGGAAAGCGGGAGCAAAGAACTTTAAATGCTTTCACCACAAACAATCAGCCCCCGAGACAGCTCATGCCTGTCATCAAGACAACtgtgttctaggccagtctgggctacagcaTGGGTCCccatctccaaaacaaacaaagaaaaaaaaaaaacatttgtgaTGTTCCTACCTGCAGTCCCAACACCTGGGCAGTTAAGGTAGCAGGGCTGGTGCagactggaggccagcctgagcttcagAGTTCTGAGATTCTACctcaaaatagataaatagaagCTTCAGGAAGTATATTCAAACTGTTGAGTATTAAACAATGTATGGAAATACTGTATGGCAGTTGGTGCCTGTTCAGTATGtacaatttttgttttctgtgtcagTTAAAATCCAATAGAAAAAGGCAATTGATATAAGGTGAAAGCAGTGAAGGTGCAGTACCTTTTCCAGGGGAAAGTGCAAACATGCATGAGCAAAAGACAGGCTGCTGGAGGTATGGAAGGGGCGGGATCATAGGGAAGGCCTCAAGAAGGAAGCAGAATTTGAGCCCAGCCTTACAAGAATGTGAGGGTTTTCCACTAGCAAAATCCTAGAACTAAGAATACATGTCCTTTCATTCACAAAAGTGAATGTATACTATGGATAAAAAGCAgaaattgaggggctggagagatggctcagcggttaagaggacAGGCCACTCTCCCtagaggtccttagttcaattctcagcaatcaAAGGGTGGctgctcaccaccatctgtaatgaggtctggtgccctcttctggctggcagcatacatgcagacagaacattgtatacataataagtaaatcttaaaaaaaataaaaaaggttttttttttttttaaaaaaaaaagagcagaaattaAGCAGTGGAAGGCAGAATGAACCTCTACTAAGAACGAGAGGTTGCAGGTCGATCACAACACATTGTGGTTATTTAACCACACATAgaatgcctgttttttttttttaattggaaatagattcttctctcatacaatacatcccgaCCACAGTTGCCCCTTCTATGCTCCTCCAAGCTCCCCATCCCTAACCCCATCCACTCTCCTCTgactcccttcagaaaagagcaggcctccaagagacaagaaccaaacatgaaaacacaaggcacagtaagacaaggcaaaacCTTCACTCAGAAGCTGGACTAGCCACTGCAACAGGGCTTTGTCCCAAGAGTTGGCAAGAGTCAAAGACACACCTGCTCCCACAGTTCGGAATCCCACAAAAATACCAAGGTAACAGccacaacatatatacagagacctggtgcagacccctgCGGGCTCcccatgcttgctgcttcagcctgtgagcccaggtgaaccctgcttagctgattcagtaggccatgttctcctggcatgctccatcccctctgactcctacaatctttcctccctctcttccttgtgGTTCCCAGAGTTCCAAGGGGAGGGACCCtctggagacctccaatttagactttGCATAACatctggctgtgggtttctgtacCCACTTCCATGTGCctccagaggaagcctctctggtgatgTCTGGAGCAGGCATTAATCTAATAGCATGGCTGTTCTTAAGGAGAGCTGGGAAACTGTGCTGAGATAACTAAGTTCAGAGCATCATCCGTAATGATATTTAACCAAGACAGATGCAGTAGCAAACTAAATTCTGAGGTAACAGAGTAAGTTAACTGTAGGTTCAAGCATACTCAAGTGACAGTCATGACTCAATTCAGGGCTTCGCTCTACCTGGCTGGATTGTGATCTGCAGCACATGGTTCAGACGGATGGAATACCTCCGAGGCTGTATCAACTTAGGGTTGGGGCCTGACATGCTGAGTGACTGTTGTGTCTCAAGCACATTTTCTTTCACTCGCTGAGTAAAAGCCCAGTTtcggggctggagatgtagctcagtggcacagCGCACCTCGCATATTTGAAGCGTAATTGAGGTGGGGAAATCAGGGCTGGTGCTAAAGAGCTATAATCCAAGCTAATTAGGAGGGAGATTTGTTCATTCATGGCTCATCcagactacagagtgagctgAAGGCCAGGCTAGGAAATTtagtgagacacagtctcattaaaataaaaaatagaaaggtgggggtgggggtggaaatgTTGCTGGACTAGCGTGGGTAGGGATGTAGCTTAGTGATAGGTTGCTGGACTAGCGTGGGTAAAgccctgggttcggttcccactACGGGAGGAAAAAGATCTAGTTTTACCATGTCTACATGGTTCTGAATAAACTTCTCTTGACATCTTAAAGAATCAGGTGTATACAGCAGGAGAGAAGTATGAGATCATGCATTTATAATAATGAGATACTTCCTAAGTCTTTCCTTTGTATTATCAAATAATCACTGAAAACAGTTTCAAGTAAGTGCTTCATTTCCTCATTGGAAAGTATAGTCAGATTAAAGGCACAGAGTCGGGGCGGAGCACACTTACTGATTACTGCTGGTATTCTTTAATCTTAACCCCATAGGAGTAATTACTTCATTGAGTAATCTAGAAGGTATCCTGTAAGAgggtattctttttttattgattacatttttttgacaatttcacaaATGTACAGAATGTAAATGGACCATCttgtaaaagtaaaaaaaaaaaagtgttatttttgttgttgttgttgttgttttctaggacagagcttctctgtgtagccaggctgttctggaactcattcttctcaaactcagagatccacctgcttctccctctgcctcccaagtgcaggaatttaaggcgcatgccaccactgcccagcagcttttaaaagtttttgctttattttcatagtatatgtatgtctatgcaccacactCATCTGCAGAGGCTAGAAAGGGTGTTAGATCCTcttgggactgaagttacagttgtgagccatgtgaatgctggggattgaacccgagttttaaggtttttttgtttgttttttgttttttgcagggggttggtttttcaagacagggtttctctgtagctttggagcctgccttggaacttgctctgtagaccaggctggccttgaatttagagatccgcctgcctctgcctcctggattaaaggtgtgtaccaccaccttcTGGCTGTAGTTTTATGGAATCTTAAACACAGCCATCAATCTAGCCCTTAGACCACTTTTAccccaccctctcctctctccccactaTACTTAAACCTGTATCCTACATTAGTGCTTGCCTGCAAACCTTACACTCCTCTCTAATCATTTTGGTTTGTGgcccactgagtttaaccagggtCATTTATGAAGCCATGGGTTTGGAGCTATCTAGTGGAGGCTGGTGAGCTCAGCGGTGGCTATGTAATTCAAGACAGCGACAACCCCCCTCTCCCAGAACCTATTAGTAGCCAATAATTTTAGCAATAAAAGATAGGGCCTTATGAGCTCCTCCCCCATTTGTGAATGACAGTTGACAGGGCCAATCTTGTGTGGGCCCAGCACTGGTAGTTGCAGTTGATATGAGTTGATGGTTTCATTGTTTAAGAATCAAGAGGATGTCATTTCGGAGCCTCTGAGGGGCAGGTGTTCTTGTCCAGATTTTAATGAGAAGGTGAAGTTACTTCTATACAGGACTGTGGTGCTATAGTTAGTGCTTATAATCTAAGTTTTGAGTCCAGGTATGACAAAGTAGtaagtcttttgtttttgtttttttttttccacaatagAACATTGCCTCTCAGCAGAGTGACAAGCATTTTCCTTTACTTCTATTGCAGACAAGAAGGAACCATCAGAAAAGCGTAATAAGACTGAAAGCTCGGGAGATACATCCGCTAAGCTAGAGagtcccagccctcagaagaCTTCAACCTCTACAAATGGTGGCAAGAATTCCAGCAACTACTGGCTGATGAAGTCAGAGCCAGAAAGCCGGCTAGAGAAAGGTGTTGATGTGAAGGTGAGATTGTGCGTGTCCAATCATGCTGGCGAGATGGGGCAGTGGGTAAGAGCACGTGCTGAACAAGCCCGATGGTCTGGAACCACAGTGCAGGGAGAGAAGCGACCCCTGAAAGCTGACCACACAGGAGCCACACCTCAGACCCAGACACACATACTGCTACTCGAAACAAGGATGAACACGTTTCCCATAGGATTCAGCTTGTCCTCTCTGAAGACTacagggaggcagaagtagaatTTGTAGCATTTATTATCATTAGCTTAAGGTCAGATAGCTCTTATCCAAAACTCCTGGGACCAGGAGTGTTCTAGATTTTACAATTTGAATATCCCTACCCTACCTCTCATAGAAGGCCAAATTTCtatttaataaaacagaaaagtttcTGAATGTTAGAACATTCCAGAGTATTTTTGATTTCAATGCTAACATCAAGCATGCCCAACCTGTATCTGCTTTGTGGGTTTCCATCTAAGCAAGGGTTGGCAGACTTTTTCTGGAAAGAGCCAGAGAGGCCCGTGTTGGCGCTCTGTCTCATTAACAAAGAAAGTGGCCGCAGACAACACACGAAAGATGTGGTTAAGTTCAGgtgaaactttatttataaaatcagaCATACGGTTCAGCTTGCCAGTGCCAGTCTTGAGTTTGTGTTATGTGTTTTAAGatgatcttactatgtagcccaggctggcctcctaaCTTTTTGAGGCCCACGTTGCCTTTGAATTTAAGACCCTCCTTGCCCCGGTtttaggagtgctgggattacaggtgtgtgccaccacacctggcagtagatttatttttctcttactaCTTGCCGTGCTCCTGGAAGTCTCCCTGACAAGTGTTGCCATCTAATCAGGGAAAGAATATAAGCCGATTTTAATACTAGCCTGAGGAAAGCAGAAATTAGAGAATGATGATACTTTAATAAGTGAAACACAGCAGACTGTTTTAGTATCCTGATTATCCTCTCAGCTAATCATCTTAATTAGCAAAGATCACAATGTAAAACCCGAGGCTTAACTTATATTCATTCAACGTCAGTGGCACCCTGGAACTAATTCCTGGTAATTCGCGTAGCTTCTTTATAGCCCGTAGATAGCACTTTTCAGGATTAAAGAGAGAACTTTGATTCCATAGAGCTTATCAATTGACCAATGACTAAGTAGTGAATGACTTTATTTTCTCTTGCCTAGTTCGGCATTGAGGATCTCAAGGCACAGCCCAAGCAGACAGCTTGCTGGGATGGTGTTCGCAACTATCAGGTACGGAGACAAGGGGCAGGAACCCTGAAACCCAGACTAGGATGGATGTCTGTCTCCTCCACTGTGTTCTTCAGCAGCAAGGTCTGAACCAATACTGCTTTTCTCTGAACGCTGTCCTGAAAATGCCTTCACAAATATCATAATCACCATGACAGCATGCAGCCTGCAAGTGGCTTGCTTCTGGCTAGTGTCCTGGACTAAGGCCAGGGCTCTGAACAAAGGAACAGATTTTCTTATGAATCTGAGAAAAGCACAAAACAGGAAAAGACATCTAATAAAAACAGACTTGATTTCTTCCCAGCTGTAGGAGGGtaattcttgtttcttttcctctgaCATAGGCTCGGAACTTCCTCAGGGCCATGAAGTTGGAGGAAGAAGCCTTCTTCTACCATAGCAACTGTAAACAACCAGGCATCGTGGGACTTATGAAGGTTAGGTGCACACATTTTAGCCGGGATTCCTCCAGGGACTTACTCATGTAAAGTGTGAATAGGTAATAACTAAAGTATGCCTCCTCAAACGCACACACTTCCTGTCACAGAAAATAGGAAAACTGCCCTGACCATCACCTGAATAGGAAGGCCTTTGTTTCAGGCCCCGCTAATACTTCTCACTATCTGAGGTTCTATCAGGTGACTCCTCTTTGCTAAGAGTTTCAGGATAACACTATGTGTTTCCAAGTAACTTTTAGCATTTAGTTTTAGAACATGCTTGTGAGACTTTGTAAAAATAGGATTTCGTTTTTAACTATGCTTGCATAGGCTATCTTTTATTTCCAGATGTCTGCGTACCAACTGTCTCTATAGCGAGGGAGATGTGAAGGAAGGGTAAGAAGTCAAAGGGAGATGCATATTAAAACTTGAACAGGAAGTTAATGATTGGCGATGTTGGATTTGCTTTCAGATCGTAAAGGAGGCTTACCCAGACCACACacagtttgaaaaaaataatccCCATTACGACCCATCCAGCAAAGAGGACAACCCTAAATGGTCGATGGTAATAACTGTACTTCCTGTTTCATAGGGGGAGAATGGACAAAGGAGGGAAAGCATGGGTACTGTTAGGTCAAGGAGCACAGCCCAGCTTCTCACTTAGATGAAGTTTTGTCGATTTGGGATATTAGAGTAGAACACGAACACCAGGCACCTCCTGCAAACAGCAGAAATTCTGGGTGGACACAGAAGCAAACGCCTGTCTTCTTAGCCACTCAGTAGGCTGAGGCTGGAATTGATTCAGCCGAGGAAGTCAAGGACAGACTAGGCAACACGGTGAGATCCAGTCTGGCTGGACGTGTTTCTGCCCCTCAATGCTGTCCAATAGGTGGATGTACAGTTCGTTCGAATGATGAAGCGTTTCATCCCCCTGGAGGAGCTGAAAGCCCATCACCATGCCCACAAAGCTTCCGGTGGCCCCTTAAAAAGCATGACTCTCTTCACTCGCCAGAGACTGTCAGTTCAGCCTGTGACCCGAGGTAAGACCTAAACATGGAGACAGTATTAAAGGTCTCTGGGCCAGTGTCCTCACCTGAGTCACCCATGAGGAAGGCTATGTGCTATGTGCTCAGCTGCTCTTTGCTGTAGACCCATTACCCTGAGATAGTCCAGTTTCTGAGTGGACAACTGCCCACCCCAGGCACTGTGGCTCCTCATGAGTTTCCTCTGCAGGAGAAGACACAacacctcccccaccccgccccttttctttctttccttctttctttctttctttctttctttctttctttctttctttctttctttctttctttctttctttcctttctttcttttttttttctgtgtagaagagtttgattttattttgagccTGGAGGAAACAGAACCAAGTTAGTGAAGACTCTACTGATGGAATGAACAAGCCAATGATCCACAAAGTCAAGATTCTATAAGGCAAAAGAAGAAAGCTTGCAGTGTCTACCTGGGGTCGTGTGCACAGgtggtttgtttgtgtttaccaataaaagatatttcatgacaaggCTGAAAGCTTTTCCTTCTAAATCTGTGTTGGGTGTGGTAGAATCCTTCACTGTCAATATCTTACATCCAAGCCTGTTTCCTTTTGCCAAATGGAAGATGCGAGCACCTATACTATCATCTGCCCCGACCACTGTAGTTATATAGCAAATAGCAGAGTGTAGGACTGAGTCCTTTGGTCTTTGAACACTCAGCGAACCTAAGTCTTGAAGTTGAAAATATAATGCTTTTGGGTTAGTGGCCAGACCTGGACTTACTGAGTCATGCTTGCCTGAAATGGGTGGTTAATACGGTGTTCATTATTGTTTACCATCCACTGAAAAAGGAGGCAAGTGTTGAAGTCATGAAGCTTCGTTCCCAGTGTGTCAGATATGAGACGGTGTTAAGGAAAAGAGCACAGAATCTGGTGGATCATGGGCACAAtgcctccaaagccacagggctTCCTTTAATTAGAGAcaccattaaaacaaatgttcttttaaaatacagcCATTGAAAAGACAACACATTAAGAAACATGTAAACACTGCAGTTTCTTAATTACAAGTTGCACTGCTTGGTTTAGTACCTATGCACTCCAGGTTTGGGATCCTCACGGGATGGGGATAGAGCCTCCCACACACTTTCAGttggcagaaaagaaaatgggagcaGTCAAAGAAAGCAAGACCTGGCTTGTACACAGCTCCTGAGAGAAACAGCATATTCTACCTTCTAGTTCTCTCAGAAGAAAGACTTAAGATGTTAGCAAAGTTGGAAAATGGGTTTGTGTTgtcagctggga
Protein-coding sequences here:
- the Thyn1 gene encoding thymocyte nuclear protein 1 codes for the protein MPRTRKRLTGAAGPDKKEPSEKRNKTESSGDTSAKLESPSPQKTSTSTNGGKNSSNYWLMKSEPESRLEKGVDVKFGIEDLKAQPKQTACWDGVRNYQARNFLRAMKLEEEAFFYHSNCKQPGIVGLMKIVKEAYPDHTQFEKNNPHYDPSSKEDNPKWSMVDVQFVRMMKRFIPLEELKAHHHAHKASGGPLKSMTLFTRQRLSVQPVTREEFDFILSLEETEPS